Proteins from a genomic interval of Ndongobacter massiliensis:
- a CDS encoding G5 domain-containing protein has protein sequence MDNQERDKKERNKKLAIFGGIGVMALVFGIAIASMTAPKNSDAKQQVVSSEQAAKDLKKKERTAKELVEYVGAAEVKDGKVIGEGGKELSKEEVKELAKLAASKDDSVVDQETRKKLESMVEASYGKEEGQKILEAYKSDAELQKKVDENKPVAKSAEQTGTDVASSIVKKEVEEQQKPSNPAPNKPAEKPKDGVEYKTETETYSIPFKTLDNYASSGGESRVYQGCKEGSGTKTYNVKYVNGVKKSSELVSDVETIAPVNQIIERYIKTADAKYEEREVDDLDKPIYDYYTRDRWFINFTRGDYYYDQNHKSYDELSAEEKSIYFKTEYFYVSAADTAAKFDSLGSQFIEDTSNTTDYSQFWWPTNWGDMDKDIVYTDEILGYEQKIENVKVSDEVWEWVH, from the coding sequence ATGGATAATCAAGAGAGGGACAAAAAAGAGAGAAATAAGAAGCTGGCAATTTTTGGCGGCATCGGTGTGATGGCTTTAGTTTTCGGCATCGCCATCGCATCCATGACCGCTCCAAAGAATTCGGATGCAAAACAACAAGTGGTAAGTTCGGAACAAGCTGCAAAAGACTTAAAGAAGAAAGAACGCACGGCAAAAGAGCTTGTTGAGTATGTCGGCGCGGCGGAAGTCAAAGATGGAAAAGTCATCGGGGAAGGTGGAAAAGAACTTAGTAAAGAGGAAGTGAAAGAATTAGCTAAGTTAGCAGCATCAAAAGATGATAGCGTCGTCGATCAGGAAACGCGTAAGAAGCTTGAAAGCATGGTGGAAGCTTCTTATGGCAAAGAAGAGGGGCAGAAGATTTTAGAAGCCTACAAGAGTGACGCAGAGCTTCAAAAGAAAGTGGATGAAAATAAACCTGTTGCAAAGAGTGCAGAGCAGACGGGAACGGATGTTGCTTCCTCTATTGTAAAGAAAGAAGTGGAGGAACAGCAAAAACCAAGTAATCCTGCTCCGAATAAGCCTGCCGAAAAGCCGAAGGACGGTGTAGAGTATAAGACAGAAACAGAAACCTATTCGATTCCTTTCAAGACTTTAGATAATTATGCTTCAAGCGGTGGTGAATCCCGTGTTTATCAGGGATGTAAAGAAGGTTCAGGTACGAAAACATATAATGTGAAGTATGTGAATGGTGTGAAGAAGAGTTCTGAACTAGTATCTGATGTTGAGACAATTGCTCCAGTGAATCAGATTATTGAGCGTTATATTAAGACTGCTGATGCAAAGTATGAGGAGCGCGAGGTTGATGATTTAGATAAGCCTATTTATGATTATTATACTCGTGATCGGTGGTTTATTAACTTTACACGTGGTGATTATTATTATGATCAAAATCATAAATCATATGATGAATTATCAGCTGAAGAGAAATCTATATATTTTAAGACTGAATATTTTTATGTAAGCGCTGCTGATACTGCTGCAAAATTTGATAGTTTAGGTTCTCAATTTATTGAAGATACTTCAAATACTACTGATTATTCACAATTTTGGTGGCCTACAAACTGGGGTGATATGGATAAAGACATTGTTTATACTGATGAGATTCTTGGGTATGAACAAAAAATTGAGAATGTGAAGGTAAGTGATGAAGTTTGGGAATG
- a CDS encoding cysteine hydrolase family protein, translating to MKVFLVVDMQKDFIDGSLGTKEAQAIVPRVLQEIKEFDGLILATRDTHEPNYMDTQEGKNLPVPHCIRGTEGWEIHPDIAPLVDKVIDKPTFGSKELASYLEEENRKDPIESITLVGLCTDICVISNALLLKAVFPEVPIRVIADACAGVSPESHQRALDSMRTCQISIL from the coding sequence ATGAAGGTATTCCTTGTTGTGGATATGCAAAAGGATTTTATCGACGGGAGTTTGGGGACCAAAGAAGCGCAGGCGATTGTCCCGCGCGTATTGCAGGAAATCAAAGAGTTTGACGGCTTGATTCTTGCGACGCGCGATACGCATGAACCGAATTATATGGATACGCAGGAGGGGAAGAATCTGCCGGTTCCGCATTGCATTCGCGGCACAGAAGGGTGGGAAATCCATCCGGATATTGCCCCCTTGGTAGACAAAGTCATCGACAAACCGACCTTTGGCAGTAAGGAGCTGGCTTCCTATTTGGAAGAAGAGAATCGGAAAGATCCCATTGAATCGATTACCTTAGTCGGATTATGTACGGATATTTGTGTTATTTCCAACGCACTCTTGCTGAAAGCGGTGTTTCCGGAAGTACCTATCCGGGTCATTGCCGATGCCTGCGCCGGCGTGAGTCCGGAAAGTCATCAGCGCGCTTTGGATTCCATGCGCACTTGTCAGATCAGTATTTTATAA
- a CDS encoding nucleotidyltransferase family protein: MRIIGVVCELNPMHQGHLHLIRSVKQPDDIVVGVLSGPFVQRGEPALLDKWDRARIALYNGFDLILELPTAACLQSADSYAASAVALLQAVGMDHLAFGSEPPFNAPFFRKTADKLRSEECQKVICKTVREGVSYRRAVAHALHCSLTPNALLGLSYVQALSDTSTKILVVPRRGGDHHSSDMQGTFSSATALREKLYRAKKEGHVDKEVRNCLADRSLESLLQRHLPRLDDLNAYVQTLLLLQDCDWSASPHYEPGMGDRLVRFMQATNSLEEACRRSANKRHTASRYRRLLLTMLLQIQKAPEMDALYLRPLAINRKATFLLRNAALPVFQRPRARTLTEAQDALFRIDLRAQALYEHLAHEKKGRDYREHPFYDTNSL; encoded by the coding sequence TTGCGCATTATCGGCGTCGTCTGCGAACTCAACCCCATGCATCAGGGGCATCTTCATCTCATCCGGTCGGTAAAACAACCCGATGACATTGTCGTCGGTGTCCTTTCCGGTCCCTTTGTGCAACGCGGGGAACCGGCTCTTCTCGACAAATGGGATCGGGCTCGCATCGCCCTTTACAACGGATTTGATCTCATTCTCGAACTGCCGACGGCAGCCTGTTTGCAAAGTGCCGATTCCTACGCGGCAAGTGCGGTCGCGCTCCTTCAGGCGGTCGGAATGGATCATCTTGCTTTTGGCAGTGAGCCTCCTTTTAATGCGCCTTTTTTTCGCAAAACCGCTGATAAACTGCGATCCGAAGAATGCCAGAAAGTCATCTGTAAAACAGTGCGAGAAGGCGTCTCCTATCGCCGCGCCGTCGCTCATGCACTCCATTGTTCGCTTACGCCCAATGCACTATTGGGTTTGTCCTATGTACAAGCGCTATCCGACACATCCACCAAAATCCTTGTCGTTCCCCGTCGTGGAGGTGATCACCACTCCTCCGATATGCAAGGGACATTTTCCAGCGCAACGGCACTGCGCGAAAAACTCTACCGCGCCAAAAAAGAAGGGCACGTCGACAAGGAAGTAAGAAATTGCCTTGCCGATCGGTCTTTGGAATCCCTTTTGCAGAGGCATTTACCGCGTCTTGACGATTTGAATGCGTATGTGCAGACACTTTTGTTGCTACAGGACTGTGACTGGAGTGCTTCTCCCCACTATGAGCCGGGCATGGGCGATCGCCTCGTTCGTTTTATGCAAGCTACAAATTCTTTAGAAGAAGCTTGCCGACGCAGCGCAAATAAGCGCCACACCGCCTCCCGCTATCGCCGACTGCTTCTGACGATGCTGCTGCAAATCCAAAAGGCGCCGGAGATGGATGCACTGTACCTGCGCCCGCTTGCCATAAATCGAAAGGCTACATTTCTCCTGCGCAACGCCGCCCTTCCTGTGTTTCAGCGTCCGCGTGCGAGAACTCTTACGGAAGCGCAAGACGCGCTGTTTCGCATCGACTTACGTGCACAGGCATTGTATGAGCACTTGGCGCACGAAAAAAAGGGGCGCGACTATCGCGAACACCCCTTTTACGATACCAATTCTTTATAA